From one Peptoniphilaceae bacterium AMB_02 genomic stretch:
- a CDS encoding glucose-1-phosphate adenylyltransferase → MRNKNKVAAMLLAGGQGSRLKAMTRDIAKPAVPFGGKYRIIDFALSNATNSDIRDIGILTQYKPYYLHEHIGIGSSWDYDRNYGGLRILSPYSTEAGGRWYEGTANAIYENIDYLDKIGPEYVLILSGDHIYKMDYNKLLSYHKQMGSDVTIAVMEVPWEEASRFGIINIDEENKIVEFDEKPEVPKNNLASMGIYMFNWPTLRAALISDSKDENSKHDFGMNILPGLLNNGHPMYVWKFDGYWKDVGTVKSYWEANLDLLDPNNSLNVYDKSWRIYTRGKNLPPHYVSNNAIVKSALVNEACEIYGNVENSVLFSSVIIEEGAKVYNSVLLPNSIVRKNAVVYNSVILDGIVIEEDEVIGKENDEHVYLISDQGINVE, encoded by the coding sequence ATGAGAAATAAAAACAAAGTTGCTGCAATGCTCCTGGCAGGCGGGCAAGGATCACGATTAAAAGCCATGACTAGAGATATTGCTAAACCGGCCGTACCATTTGGAGGTAAGTATAGAATTATCGACTTTGCCTTAAGTAATGCTACAAATTCTGATATTAGAGACATAGGAATCCTCACGCAATACAAACCGTATTATTTACATGAACATATAGGTATCGGATCCAGTTGGGATTATGATAGAAACTATGGAGGGTTAAGAATTCTTTCGCCTTACTCAACTGAAGCGGGAGGAAGATGGTATGAAGGAACTGCTAATGCAATCTATGAAAATATTGATTATCTAGACAAGATAGGACCGGAATATGTATTGATATTATCAGGTGATCACATCTACAAAATGGATTATAATAAACTATTATCTTATCATAAGCAAATGGGATCGGATGTAACAATTGCCGTAATGGAAGTTCCTTGGGAGGAGGCATCCAGGTTTGGTATAATAAATATAGATGAGGAAAATAAAATTGTAGAGTTTGACGAAAAACCTGAAGTTCCAAAGAATAATTTAGCATCTATGGGGATATACATGTTCAACTGGCCGACTCTTAGAGCTGCTCTAATCAGTGACAGTAAAGATGAGAATTCTAAGCATGATTTCGGTATGAATATTTTGCCAGGTTTATTAAATAACGGACATCCTATGTATGTTTGGAAATTTGATGGTTATTGGAAAGATGTAGGAACTGTTAAATCATATTGGGAAGCCAATCTAGACTTATTAGATCCTAATAATAGTTTAAATGTATACGATAAGAGTTGGAGAATATATACAAGAGGTAAGAACTTGCCACCTCATTATGTATCAAATAATGCTATTGTTAAATCAGCGTTGGTAAATGAAGCTTGTGAAATATATGGTAATGTTGAAAATTCCGTACTATTTTCAAGTGTTATAATAGAAGAAGGAGCCAAGGTGTACAATTCAGTTCTATTACCAAATTCCATTGTACGGAAAAATGCAGTTGTTTATAATTCAGTTATCTTGGATGGAATTGTGATAGAAGAGGATGAGGTAATTGGAAAAGAAAATGATGAACATGTATATCTAATCTCTGACCAAGGAATAAATGTCGAATAG
- the glgD gene encoding glucose-1-phosphate adenylyltransferase subunit GlgD, with the protein MEKCIGIINSGINAGTYGTLCETRPDYMLPYGGRYRIIDFSLSTMTNHNISNVVVYGGKHIRSTLDHLGIGQPWELNRRRNGLVIFPPVYDSDLVQPTNIATYYKTLPFFEYSNLQKIYMDDPMTIIKMQMDEAYEKFIEEDLDVLLFYKKQIDTEGKYLNARKMTVDNDGKLLNIGLNLGTQDEFNLFLSKFFIKKDVFIKLVKEAVEKANALTLRQAILNNKDKLKIDIYHIDGHVEVIRDLSSYYDANMNLLNKDIYHEVFFDKNLIYTKSKDEPSTLYKDYSRVNNSLIANGCIIEGDVENSILFRGVKIGKGTIVRNSIIIQKTEIGEDSVVVNVISDKYGVIDDGVTVVGHPKQPYVIRKGQRIRKVEE; encoded by the coding sequence ATGGAAAAGTGTATAGGAATTATTAATAGTGGAATAAATGCGGGTACTTATGGAACTTTATGCGAAACAAGACCTGATTATATGCTTCCATATGGAGGTAGATATAGAATAATAGACTTCTCATTATCTACTATGACCAACCATAATATATCAAATGTCGTAGTATATGGTGGGAAACATATTAGGTCTACCTTGGATCATTTAGGTATAGGTCAACCTTGGGAGTTAAATAGAAGAAGAAATGGATTGGTTATCTTTCCGCCCGTATATGATTCAGATTTAGTCCAGCCTACAAATATTGCGACATATTATAAAACTCTACCGTTTTTTGAGTATTCTAATTTGCAAAAAATATATATGGATGATCCTATGACCATTATTAAAATGCAAATGGACGAAGCATATGAGAAATTCATTGAGGAAGACCTGGATGTTCTATTGTTTTACAAGAAACAAATAGATACAGAAGGGAAATATTTGAATGCTCGCAAAATGACAGTTGACAATGATGGGAAGCTTTTAAATATAGGTCTAAACCTAGGAACTCAAGACGAATTCAACCTATTCTTAAGTAAGTTTTTTATTAAGAAAGATGTTTTTATTAAACTCGTAAAGGAAGCTGTAGAAAAAGCAAATGCTTTAACTTTAAGACAAGCAATTTTAAACAATAAGGATAAACTAAAAATAGATATATACCATATTGATGGACATGTTGAAGTAATTCGAGACCTTTCTTCGTATTATGATGCAAATATGAATCTATTAAATAAAGATATATATCATGAAGTATTCTTTGATAAAAACTTGATATATACTAAATCCAAAGATGAACCATCAACTCTGTATAAAGACTATAGTAGAGTTAATAATTCTCTGATTGCTAACGGATGTATTATAGAAGGAGATGTAGAAAACTCTATATTGTTTAGAGGTGTCAAGATAGGAAAAGGAACCATAGTTAGGAACTCAATAATCATACAAAAAACAGAAATAGGCGAAGATTCTGTCGTTGTAAATGTTATTTCGGACAAATACGGTGTAATTGACGATGGAGTAACAGTAGTAGGACATCCAAAACAACCATATGTTATTAGAAAAGGTCAAAGGATAAGGAAGGTTGAAGAATGA
- the glgA gene encoding glycogen synthase GlgA, whose protein sequence is MRVLYIASEAYPFIKTGGLADVAGSLPIALNAKGVDTRVVMPLYSKIDQKYRENMKFLGYYYVDLDWRHQYTGVFELVHEGTVFYFIDNEQYFGRYNLYGETDDGERFIYFSKAVALLPKFLDFKPDIVHSNDWHSAMVNVFVKDFAKGDDYYRNIKLLFTIHNLKYQGLFPPTLLQLAGLSPEYFSEDGLKFYDVINFMKGGIVFSDAFNTVSGSYALEIKNSYFGETLDGVIRRYEYKLSGIVNGIDYDVWNPETDSFIDFNYSAKDLNGKYKNKKVIQEMFGLPQREDVPIISIISRLVEMKGIDLVSYILDELLQEDVQFIVLGTGDKKYEDMLRYFEWKYPDKLAARIYYNNDESHKIYAGSDFLLMPSLSEPCGVSQLIAMRYGTVPIVREAGGLKDTVIPYSEFNNEGTGFSFANINAHDMLFTIRRALSYYHSSEFETIIRNAMNEQNNWEESSNAYIELYKRI, encoded by the coding sequence ATGAGAGTTTTATATATCGCATCGGAGGCATATCCCTTTATCAAGACAGGAGGACTTGCAGATGTAGCAGGTTCACTTCCGATAGCATTAAATGCTAAGGGTGTAGATACAAGGGTAGTAATGCCGCTATATAGCAAAATAGATCAGAAGTATAGAGAAAATATGAAGTTTCTCGGTTACTATTATGTAGACCTAGATTGGAGACATCAGTACACGGGAGTATTTGAACTGGTTCATGAAGGTACAGTTTTTTATTTCATAGACAATGAACAGTACTTTGGTAGATATAACCTATATGGCGAAACTGACGATGGAGAAAGATTCATATATTTTTCAAAAGCGGTCGCATTATTGCCGAAGTTCTTAGACTTTAAACCGGATATTGTACACAGTAATGATTGGCATTCGGCAATGGTTAATGTATTCGTTAAAGACTTTGCAAAAGGCGATGATTATTATAGAAATATAAAATTATTATTTACTATTCACAATTTAAAATATCAAGGTTTATTCCCTCCGACTCTATTACAATTGGCAGGTCTATCACCTGAGTATTTTAGCGAGGATGGTCTGAAATTTTATGATGTTATTAATTTTATGAAAGGTGGAATAGTTTTTTCTGATGCTTTTAATACAGTATCGGGAAGTTATGCATTAGAGATTAAAAACAGTTATTTTGGTGAGACTTTGGATGGGGTTATCAGGAGATATGAATATAAATTATCCGGAATCGTAAATGGTATAGATTACGATGTATGGAATCCTGAAACTGACTCGTTTATAGATTTTAATTATTCAGCTAAAGACTTAAATGGTAAGTATAAAAATAAGAAGGTAATTCAAGAGATGTTTGGTTTACCACAGAGAGAAGATGTGCCTATTATATCTATCATATCCAGATTGGTTGAGATGAAAGGAATAGATCTGGTATCTTATATTTTAGACGAATTATTACAAGAAGATGTACAGTTTATCGTACTAGGAACGGGTGATAAGAAATACGAAGACATGTTAAGATATTTCGAGTGGAAATACCCCGATAAACTCGCAGCGAGGATTTATTACAACAATGATGAATCTCATAAAATCTATGCTGGAAGTGATTTCTTGCTTATGCCATCTCTTTCTGAACCATGTGGAGTATCACAACTTATTGCAATGAGATATGGAACCGTCCCTATTGTTAGAGAAGCAGGAGGATTAAAAGATACTGTAATTCCTTATAGCGAGTTTAATAATGAGGGCACTGGATTCAGCTTTGCAAATATCAATGCCCATGATATGTTATTTACCATTAGACGAGCTTTATCCTATTACCATAGTAGTGAATTTGAAACCATCATCCGTAATGCAATGAATGAACAAAATAACTGGGAAGAATCCTCTAATGCATATATAGAATTATATAAAAGGATCTGA